The Piliocolobus tephrosceles isolate RC106 chromosome 2, ASM277652v3, whole genome shotgun sequence genome window below encodes:
- the KBTBD8 gene encoding kelch repeat and BTB domain-containing protein 8 isoform X1, which translates to MAASADLSKSSPTPNGIPSSDPASDAMDPFHACSILKQLKTMYDEGQLTDIVVEVDHGKTFSCHRNVLAAISPYFRSMFTSGLTESTQKEVRIVGVEAESMDLVLNYAYTSRVILTEANVQALFTAASIFQIPSIQDQCAQYMISHLDPQNSIGVFIFADHYGHQELGDRSKEYIRKKFLCVTKEQEFLQLTKDQLISILDSDDLNVDREEHVYESIIRWFEHEQNEREVHLPEIFAKCIRFPLMEDTFIEKIPPQFAQAVAKSCVEKGPSNTNGCTQRLGMTASEMIICFDAAHKHSGKKQTVPCLDIVTGKVFKLCKPPNDLREVGILVSPDNDIYIAGGYRPSSSEVSIDHKAENDFWMYDHSTNRWLSKPSLLRARIGCKLVYCCGKMYAIGGRVYEGDGRNSLKSVECYDSRENCWTTVCAMPVAMEFHNAVEYKEKIYVLQGEFFLFYEPQKDYWGFLTPMTVPRIQGLAAVYKDSIYYIAGTCGNHQRMFTVEAYDIELNKWTRKKDFPCDQSINPYLKLVLFQNKLHLFVRATQVTVEEHVFRTSRKNSLYQYDDIADQWMKVYETPDRLWDLGRHFECAVAKLYPQCLQKVL; encoded by the exons ATGGCCGCGTCGGCAG ATTTAAGTAAGTCTTCCCCAACACCGAATGGGATTCCATCTTCAGACCCAGCCAGCGATGCCATGGACCCCTTCCATGCTTGCAGTATTCTTAAGCAGCTCAAAACAATGTACGATGAAGGACAGTTGACAGACATTGTAGTGGAAGTGGATCACGGGAAAACATTTTCCTGTCATAGAAACGTTCTTGCTGCAATCAGCCCTTACTTCAG ATCCATGTTCACTAGCGGCCTTACAGAAAGTACTCAAAAAGAAGTTCGAATAGTCGGTGTTGAAGCTGAATCGATGGACTTAGTGTTGAACTATGCCTACACCTCCAGAGTTATTCTCACAGAGGCCAATGTTCAAGCCTTGTTCACTGCAGCTAGCATCTTCCAGATTCCTTCCATCCAAGACCAATGTGCTCAGTATATGATCAGTCATTTGGACCCACAGAATTCTATTGGGGTCTTTATCTTTGCTGATCATTATGGTCATCAGGAACTCGGAGATCGATCAAAAGAATACATCCGTAAAAAGTTTCTGTGTGTCACCAAAGAACAAGAGTTTCTCCAGTTGACAAAAGACCAGCTGATAAGTATATTAGACAGTGATGATTTAAATGTAGACCGAGAAGAGCATGTTTATGAAAGCATTATAAGGTGGTTTGAACATGAACAGAATGAACGAGAAGTACACCTTCCAGAAATTTTTGCTAAATGCATACGTTTTCCTCTGATGGAAGATACCTTCATAGAGAAAATTCCACCTCAGTTTGCACAGGCTGTAGCCAAAAGCTGTGTAGAAAAGGGACCATCCAACACCAATGGCTGTACACAGAGGCTTGGAATGACTGCTTctgaaatgatcatatgttttGATGCTGCCCACAAACACTCAGGAAAGAAGCAAACAGTGCCTTGTCTAGATATAGTCACAGGAAAGGTGTTTAAACTATGCAAACCACCAAATGACCTGAGAGAAGTTGGGATTCTTGTATCACCAGATAATGACATTTACATTGCAGGAGGGTACAGGCCAAGCAGCAGTGAGGTCTCCATCGACCATAAGGCAGAAAATGATTTCTGGATGTATGATCATTCCACCAATAGATGGCTATCCAAACCATCCTTGCTTCGAGCTAGAATAGGCTGCAAACTTGTCTACTGCTGTGGTAAAATGTATGCAATCGGAGGTCGTGTTTATGAAGGTGATGGGAGAAACTCACTAAAATCTGTTGAGTGCTACGACAGTAGAGAGAATTGCTGGACGACTGTTTGCGCAATGCCAGTTGCAATGGAATTTCATAATGCTGTGGAGTACAAAGAGAAGATCTATGTTTTACAGG gagaATTTTTCCTCTTCTATGAGCCTCAAAAAGACTACTGGGGATTCTTGACCCCCATGACTGTGCCTAGAATCCAGGGCTTAGCAGCTGTATACAAGGACTCTATCTACTACATAGCTGGAACCTGTGGAAATCATCAACGTATGTTTACTGTAGAAGCCTATGATATTGAGCTAAATAAATGGACTCGTAAGAAAGACTTTCCATGTGACCAGTCCATAAATCCATACCTTAAACTGGTACTTTTCCAGAACAAACTCCATTTATTTGTTCGAGCTACTCAAGTGACTGTCGAAGAACACGTCTTCAGAACCAGCAGAAAAAATTCCCTTTACCAATATGATGACATTGCTGACCAGTGGATGAAAGTGTATGAGACCCCAGATCGGCTCTGGGACCTTGGCCGGCATTTTGAATGTGCTGTTGCTAAACTGTATCCTCAGTGTCTTCAGAAAGTACTCTAA
- the KBTBD8 gene encoding kelch repeat and BTB domain-containing protein 8 isoform X2 has product MFTSGLTESTQKEVRIVGVEAESMDLVLNYAYTSRVILTEANVQALFTAASIFQIPSIQDQCAQYMISHLDPQNSIGVFIFADHYGHQELGDRSKEYIRKKFLCVTKEQEFLQLTKDQLISILDSDDLNVDREEHVYESIIRWFEHEQNEREVHLPEIFAKCIRFPLMEDTFIEKIPPQFAQAVAKSCVEKGPSNTNGCTQRLGMTASEMIICFDAAHKHSGKKQTVPCLDIVTGKVFKLCKPPNDLREVGILVSPDNDIYIAGGYRPSSSEVSIDHKAENDFWMYDHSTNRWLSKPSLLRARIGCKLVYCCGKMYAIGGRVYEGDGRNSLKSVECYDSRENCWTTVCAMPVAMEFHNAVEYKEKIYVLQGEFFLFYEPQKDYWGFLTPMTVPRIQGLAAVYKDSIYYIAGTCGNHQRMFTVEAYDIELNKWTRKKDFPCDQSINPYLKLVLFQNKLHLFVRATQVTVEEHVFRTSRKNSLYQYDDIADQWMKVYETPDRLWDLGRHFECAVAKLYPQCLQKVL; this is encoded by the exons ATGTTCACTAGCGGCCTTACAGAAAGTACTCAAAAAGAAGTTCGAATAGTCGGTGTTGAAGCTGAATCGATGGACTTAGTGTTGAACTATGCCTACACCTCCAGAGTTATTCTCACAGAGGCCAATGTTCAAGCCTTGTTCACTGCAGCTAGCATCTTCCAGATTCCTTCCATCCAAGACCAATGTGCTCAGTATATGATCAGTCATTTGGACCCACAGAATTCTATTGGGGTCTTTATCTTTGCTGATCATTATGGTCATCAGGAACTCGGAGATCGATCAAAAGAATACATCCGTAAAAAGTTTCTGTGTGTCACCAAAGAACAAGAGTTTCTCCAGTTGACAAAAGACCAGCTGATAAGTATATTAGACAGTGATGATTTAAATGTAGACCGAGAAGAGCATGTTTATGAAAGCATTATAAGGTGGTTTGAACATGAACAGAATGAACGAGAAGTACACCTTCCAGAAATTTTTGCTAAATGCATACGTTTTCCTCTGATGGAAGATACCTTCATAGAGAAAATTCCACCTCAGTTTGCACAGGCTGTAGCCAAAAGCTGTGTAGAAAAGGGACCATCCAACACCAATGGCTGTACACAGAGGCTTGGAATGACTGCTTctgaaatgatcatatgttttGATGCTGCCCACAAACACTCAGGAAAGAAGCAAACAGTGCCTTGTCTAGATATAGTCACAGGAAAGGTGTTTAAACTATGCAAACCACCAAATGACCTGAGAGAAGTTGGGATTCTTGTATCACCAGATAATGACATTTACATTGCAGGAGGGTACAGGCCAAGCAGCAGTGAGGTCTCCATCGACCATAAGGCAGAAAATGATTTCTGGATGTATGATCATTCCACCAATAGATGGCTATCCAAACCATCCTTGCTTCGAGCTAGAATAGGCTGCAAACTTGTCTACTGCTGTGGTAAAATGTATGCAATCGGAGGTCGTGTTTATGAAGGTGATGGGAGAAACTCACTAAAATCTGTTGAGTGCTACGACAGTAGAGAGAATTGCTGGACGACTGTTTGCGCAATGCCAGTTGCAATGGAATTTCATAATGCTGTGGAGTACAAAGAGAAGATCTATGTTTTACAGG gagaATTTTTCCTCTTCTATGAGCCTCAAAAAGACTACTGGGGATTCTTGACCCCCATGACTGTGCCTAGAATCCAGGGCTTAGCAGCTGTATACAAGGACTCTATCTACTACATAGCTGGAACCTGTGGAAATCATCAACGTATGTTTACTGTAGAAGCCTATGATATTGAGCTAAATAAATGGACTCGTAAGAAAGACTTTCCATGTGACCAGTCCATAAATCCATACCTTAAACTGGTACTTTTCCAGAACAAACTCCATTTATTTGTTCGAGCTACTCAAGTGACTGTCGAAGAACACGTCTTCAGAACCAGCAGAAAAAATTCCCTTTACCAATATGATGACATTGCTGACCAGTGGATGAAAGTGTATGAGACCCCAGATCGGCTCTGGGACCTTGGCCGGCATTTTGAATGTGCTGTTGCTAAACTGTATCCTCAGTGTCTTCAGAAAGTACTCTAA